A stretch of DNA from Anopheles nili chromosome 2, idAnoNiliSN_F5_01, whole genome shotgun sequence:
CAGCCAACCGGGATGGGATCCTTTTGCGTCAGCTCGAGGTCCTGCACGGCTGgtaccccttttttcccgctgtcCGCAAGGATGCaggctcgtaaaaaaaaacaaaactattaaCCTTCCGTCGGACCACTGGACTGAATGAAGGCGTAGGCGATGGAACAGACAGGCGAGCGCAGGGCAAGTGGctggaatgtttatttttattttccaaaagaaatattaaacaaaagcGCCCTTTCCCGAGCCCCGAAACGATTACCACGCCGGCCGGAGCCGATCGCGCTAGCCTTTTATCGCACCACGAAGCGTTGCGGTGTAAGCCTGTAATTATCCTGTTCCTGCTGCGTTCCGCTCGTACCGGAGCGGTGCATCACCCTGAAGGTCCTGGCACGGTCGATAGCAAGCTCTCGGCTTAATCAGGACACTGTGCCGAGGGCGAACGCGCTCGAATCCGGTCCGATCATTATTCTACCACCGCAAGCTGTCCGCCACCGTCCGAATGACACCGGCCACGATctgtaaaacaaacaatcctaATCCAGACCCCGAGGGAGAATGGAAGCTGGACACAGGGATGCTGCTCGTTAAAAGGGCGCGATCGCGAATCTCGGTAATCATATGCAGTTGAGTTAGGCTGCATGCGGCGTGTCGCGCGTTTACACGCAACTTTGCCAATTGAACTAAGCTCCTAGCGCCTATGTTTCTGGTGTTTCAattagatgttttttttgcgaatttcAACCCCCAGAGGGTAAGCGATTGGATGAATGTTTGCCGGCATACAAAGTGGCGTTAATTTGAACCtgtaaaaacaacagcaaacggtGACGGAAAACCCACGAAACGATCGTCATTCCCAGCGGCGTCGAACCGGTTCGCAGCAGTAAACCGGTTCACCGTTAGCTCCGTTGGCGTTGGCGTGCAGATTGCATACTTTTAGGGGCTTTTCGCCTTTTCGCCCGCTTTGGGCGTTGGCACTATTAACCGACCggaagcacacgcacactcgtTTGGCTGGAAGGGTGTTGCGAACAGTTGATTCAACTAGATATGAATTAAGTCGGAGAAGTAGAATCTCACTTTTCTGAAACTAAGCGATGAGACCACTACTCCACTTATTCCATATCGTGATAATGAAGCGCCGCGCTTCGAGCGTTTCCATCCCGCcctggttccggttccgtcagacacacacacaagacgGCGTGTACGATGAGTCACCGCCTGACGTCGAATCACGCCACCATTCATGGGTATGAAGTAGATCTGACAGCATGGGAAGGCTCTAGCGGGAGCAGATGCAGCCCTACTCCGGCTCCAGCTACACCTGCTCACCGAGAGCCTTATGAAACGTGGTCTGTCTATGATCTAAAATACCCACGATCGTAGCGTGAACATTTGCCGCACAAACTGTCCCCTAAAAATGCTCCACCCGTGTGGAGTAttttcggcccttttcccacATGCCTAAAAACACCACGTTTTCACGACACGCAGCCCGGGCTACGCTCACACTACGGCCGCGCATCCTGGTTAGAAAACCTTCGAACACCCCGCTTccgggaaaaccaaacaccacccaagATGGCTGCCACGTCGGTGGTGCCACTGTTCGCTCGAGTTTTGAACCCATTCACCGACGATCAACCACCGGTCCACCGAAAACCTCTCCACTCTAAGCGTTCCACGGCAATAGGAGTGCTTTAAAATGAGCACAGCTTTTATAACCGATAAACGGTCGAAGGTTTTTCGTACTGTCACCGCGTCGTGCACGCAACCAAAGGGCGCAACCAGACGATCGCCAGAATGAGACGCAACACCTTATCGCGAGGCGCAAACCGGCGCGAGGTGTCACAACGCAAATCGGCACCTCCAATCGATACCGAAATGGCCGCCCATCGGTACCATCACGCGGGTACCAATGTGTGCGAGAACCCTACCGACGCGCGTTATCAAATCACGCCGATCCCGGAGCGTCGAAATCGAACCACGGTTCCTGGCGTGATAACGAACACCAAGCCCCAAGTGGATGATTTTCCATGGTGCGGACCACCGCGGTCACAGATAAATGACTCAGTATCGATGTAAACGTGACATCGAGATATTTATACGGTGCGAGTGGGTCCAATCCAACCCCCGCCCAATTCACAACCCTCTCCGCAGTATCCGGCTAGGTCGGCTGATAAGGAAAATCGCTCATCGTCACCTCGAACCGCACCGCACAGCTGCCACGGTGTCGTACCACTTCCTGGTGCGGATGTGGGATTTTTTCGAGCGTTTATTTGACTGACACCCTTCCCGATGCCTAACCCCTAATCTTGAAAGGGGAGGGGGGCTGGAGGTTGCACACCCCCTCAGTCGATgggttccaaaaaaaaatagcccgCCACTAACGaaagggagttttttttatgatggcTTCGCAGCACTTGCTCAAGCCCACTTTTCTTCCGGCCGTTACCGTGCGTTACCAGGACACCGATCGCCCCCGGGAATTGGATGTTGCGAAattaaaccaaaccaaccaaactTTATCGCCGATCGTCGATTGGTTCGCCGGTGTCACGAAGTTGCGCCATGAGTTGCAGCTTTTTTCCTTGTGGCTcacgcgtgtgcttgtgtgcgcaGGCATCCGTGAGGTGTACCTGTCCCCGGAGCGCGGCAcagctttttgcttttgctcgaGCGACAAGAAGAAATCCTCAAGGATAGGATACGTGGAATGACGCCCTTTATCCCCGATATCGCTGGCTTTACGGACGTGGCTCAGCAGTTGGTGCGTGAggcaacaaaaccaccccaaatcGGGACAGTCACGTACGTTGCGCAACTGCACCCCGGTATTGCGGgttggggcattttttttcatgtgaaGGAAAGGAAAGCTTATCGTGTTTCTCCGAAACCGGCGGATGCTTGTGCAACGGTGCGCTGATCGTGAACCGGAGAGACGAAAGCACAAGGAGTGGCGGGTGACGACACAAAGCCTGAAAGATAACGGCCAGAAGTTGATCAACCTTGCGCGGGCATCCCTATCGGTATCATAAATCGGAGTGGATGTGGACGAGAGCGGTGGTCAATAAAGTCCGTAATCTTCGTCCGGCTCTGGCCGTTCGGGCACACAATGCCGGCTAAATGAATTGTAAGAAGTTTGGGTTATTAGGCAGGATTTAggggcttttattttatccctttttttgttggtagGCTCCTTATCAGCTCAGCATAGTCTCCACACACAGTAGATAATGATGAAACGAACACTTTTTCGACATAATCCGAGGCGTTATCCTTCAAACCGAGTGTGCAAAATGAGTTTAAATCCAGGCGTGTAATTTTGATCCTACCAAAAGCCTCAATACAAACTAGTCGTCCAATTTAGCTTATGAAAATAGTTTGTTTTCCGATATACTGTTACATTGCGCTTTGCTAATCACGTCCGAACATGGACATTGTCTGGTAAAACATGATGAAAATTACACGCTCAGACGTGTAAAGCATTTTATTCCATTCTCGAGTTCtagcaatagaaaaaaaagaagcagacgATTGCTTCATGTGCGGGAATAGTCATCCAGCAGCGAAGTTGATTCACGCTCCTCCAAAACGTGCGTCAAACCTAGCAACCACACATCCTGGCAACAAACGGACTACATTCGTGGAGGGTTCCAATCTCACAGCCTACTACTGCTTCACCGTACGCAAACTCGTATAATCGGCAAAATGGCgaaattaaaccatttcatTCGAACAAAAATTCGACCATGCATCCGGTAAGAAAATCCACCAACCATACTCGTACGTACTGACTTCGCCGAggacaacaacagaaaaaaaagaaaagtataAAAATGGAATTTCGTTATCGCCGTACAAAATGATTGATACACACGAGCGCTACCATTTTCAGCCAGCGCTGTCCCCGCGGTCAGCTACGAGTTCCGTTCCCCTTCGTATTGCGCAGCCGGTTACTCTCGCCGAAGGGTCGCGTCTCCACCACGACGCCCTTTTCCGCGACGACGACGTGTTCCACGGTGCACCTTAAATAAACAGCGCCCGCGGTACCTGAGGCATCAATTGATAAGATAAAAGTGaagctctttttttattcatctccAAGTCGCGCGTTCTTGACACGCTGGTGGCGAGCATTCGGTGGAGTTTAACGGCCGAATCACCGAAATGGTGACCTATGCTGAGGGGTTTAGTTCATACTTAGCATACTTAGAACCGCTGGCTCTCGAAAAGGATACACTCCCTTCGATGGTCGCATTGGAACAAAATGTATTTGTTACATTCTGGTGCAAAATTTATCAACCCCCGTTCATCAGGCGGGAATTGTTTCGTAAGCCACAAATGTTCCCGAAACGTCGTACCTCGAGAAGGTTTTATGAGTGGATCAATTTTACACCCGGCCCGATAAGATAGCTAAGCCTAAATCAATGTACCCCCAAGCCCTAAGGTTAATCTAACACGCCAGCGTGGTAAGGACGAGGCTCGTGAGATAGATAAACAAATTGGATTACAGTTCTTTCGCAGGGGTAAACATTTTGGGGGTCTCAATTTCAACCTTTGAGCTTACAAATGTCATATTTTTGCACTACTATTTGTGTATCCACCGATTGTGAAATGAACCGCCTGCTGTAGAGCGCACATGTATTTGGAGCACATACAATTGGGCCCGTTTGATCTGACTGGGTCGGTAGGTTGGAAAAACGTTCCCAGAGCTCTTACGAGACGGTGAGAATGCGACCCACTGTTTGTCCTGTCACCACCTGTCGATAAGCACTGGCCCCGTTGACACACTGCCGGAAGATGTTTGGTAATACAGTCATAAGTGTACGTATCTGCGCCAAACGGTGCCCGACCGCGAAACGGCCCGTCTGCCATCGCATTATCATGTGTACACCATCAATTGTACGGTATTTGGAATTTCCTTCGCGGTTGGAGGCCTTCCCGTACTGCACATTAGCGCTATCTAATGAGGTTGCGATCTGTATCTTGGTTAGGTCATGTGTGTTGTATGATTTACAGCATTTACTTCCCGAGGGCTTACGGGTTTAGAgggtagtttatttttttttaagaacgaTCAGTCAAAATCAAAGCTGATGGGGATGATGAAGAAGTTCTACCTTTCGGATTCCAAAGCACTAAATGGTGTTGAATGGTTGGTAATTGATGCACCCACCTCGACAACGTTCAATTTAACCTCTgcaaaaatttatcatttcatttcatttatttcgttttcattcgaagaaaaacatcaaTGCCGCGTCCTACGGACGAGCGGAAACGTGGACAgtagaacgaaaaaaaaccacggaaGAGACGGAACATCAATAGAAACAGCAAGTTCAGAACATACGGGGCGCGGAACAGAACATATCTCTTGGACATCTTCACAGCCCGTCCAGGGCCGATCGAAAACCGATACCAGGATACTAACAACGCGGGCTAATCgggaaataatttacataCACCACGTGGCTGTCTACAGCTGCGCCTTGTGATAAGTGTACACCCAACTACGGTCTGCCCAACAGGGCAGTAGTTTCTTGCTAAAGCGATAAGCTATAACTAGTATGTTCACTAGCCTACCCGCCCATTCAACCCGAACCCTTCCGATCCGGCTCGAGAAAGCCCAGACTGCGGCTTTTCTTCAACTCCTCGTTGCGTTCGCCACTGCGCCGGAACCGGTTGCAGATCGCCTGCACGCTACCGGACTTCTTCAACGGTTCACTTTCGCTGTCAcgaccatcaccatcacccggTTCGCCTCGGCGACGACGGCCGGAACCCAAACTCTGCGCACTGCCCATCTTGGCCGTCGCTTCGCCACTAATATCCACCATCAGGCTCTGGCGGCAGAGCGTCGAAATGGCGTGCATCTTGCTGAGATCCTTACTACTGCGCCGTAGCTTCACCTTGCGCAGCTTCGACGCGAGATTCGAAAGACCACCGAAACGGCCTCCACTGCTGCTAGCTGCAATTGAACCACCTGCACCACCAAACCCGGTTGCACTGGTCGTACTGAGGCTATGGCGTGAGGTTGTTCCTATCACATCGCCTTCGACACACGATGATCCGGATTCGTCCCGTCGCAATACTAGCGATCCATCGGGGTCGACTGGTGATCGCACGCCAATAACACCTGCGCTAGCACTCTTCATCAGCAGCGTTAATTCGCCCTCTACCACGCTTGAGGATGCCGTGCTAGTGACACTGATCTGACTGACTCGATTACTCCAAGCCTGCTGATCCGCAGGTTCCGTTCGTGATGACACATCCTGTAGTACCGATCGATCACCGACAGGCGTTCGCAGGAACTCCTCTTTAGCCCTCTTGAGTTTGAGCGCTCGCTGGCTGAGTGGCACCAGAATACTGCGATTCTCCTCCTGGGGAGTTGTTGGAGCTGACCGCGACAACTCAATCCGTTGTTGGTCGAGATTAAGTCTTCGGCGTGCGATCAACCGTGGACTTGGAGGTTTGAGGGCTTTGGACGAGATCAACACCTCCTGGACGCACTCCTCGTTCGGGACGGATCGACACCGGGTGTACTTTTCGCCCCGGTTGGACACCTTCTTCATGCTACCTGTCGACGTGCCGGAACCGGTTGCGATTGGGGattcggttcgttttttgtACAGTCGCTCTTTCTTGATCGTACCTGTCGCGTTGGACGTCGCTTGACCGGTAGCTGAGGACGCGTTGGATAACTTCTGCTCCATCACGACCTGCTGCTCTTGTTCTATAGCAGCTCTTCGACTCTCCAACCGTGATAGCGTGTCACGCCGGCGAAGACTATCACACGCCAGGAACGTACCGAGCTCAGGCGATGGATCCTTGCGTGAGTTCTCGAGTCCGGATCGATCCAACGCCTCCTTACTAGCGCCCTCTATCTTGCTCGTACTGAACGACTTGATCACTCGCGTTCGATCACGAGTTTCACCATCCTCTGCTCCGGCACCATTGTTCGCTCCCCGACCCCGCACAACCTCCCGTTCTTTGTCCTCTTCCAACTGCTTTAAGGATTTGCGCAAACTCCCGGCACTGGCCGATTTCGAGAGCTGTATCGTCTCCTGGTACTTTTCCGTCTGCTTCCTCACGCGCCGATCGAGCACAGGTGATCGCCAGGCGACGGGTGAACACGATCCCGAGCTGTGCGGTGAAGCACCACTCTTTTCCGTGGTAAGCCGCTGATTGTACTTCGCTATCATCAACCGGATGTTGGGCGAAAGCTCCTTAATGGGCGCCCTCGAAGGATCCATCCGGCGCTGCATGCTCGGTGACTGTGGCAATGGTGGCAGATTCGTGACGACTTTTGGTTCCTGACTTGGAGCCACCACAACACTCACGGTCGCGTCCAATGCGTCATTCCGATCCGATGCACCTGATCCCGATTCGAGCTCCTGGCTGATGGCCACCGGTTGGCTTCCGGAACCACCCACAACCAACCCGTCACTTTCAACCGTGGTAAAGATTTTACGCTTCGTTTTTATCAACACGTTAGCCGAGCAGCTACCAACACTTTGACAGACCCCGATCGGGTGTGTGGCTTCCAACAACTCCACGCAGGTTTCCTGAGGTGATATCAGCACATCCTCCGACTCGCCAGCCTGCGTTACACCGAGCGATGCGTTCTGTGGGCGTTCCAACTGCTCGATCTTCTGACCCGGTTTGATCTTCAACACGTACACAACATCCTCGGCGACCTTCTCACCAGGTACGATTCCTACCAGCTTCTCCATGGAACCTGTGGATGGCTTTTTCGCACGGCTCGTTTTACGCTTCGCCTTTCGCGGCACATCCAGCGCGTAGTTCTGCGGGTTGTCATCGCTATCACTCTCCGTCTTGCTGCTTTGTCTCGATCCCATCCGCTTGATGCGTGCCTTCCGTCGGCTGCCATTGCTCAGATTGCGCTGTAGCTTTTCGCGCGCATCCTTTTCCGGTGAGTCCTTGCTTAGGTCCGCGCCAGTGGATGGAACACGCACAGATGCTTCCACCGGAACGGGTTCCGGTTCCGAGCTAAGCGGTAACCGATGTACCGGTCTGGGTTGCACCAACTCCACGGTGTTGACGCGAACCGCGTTACACACGAACGTCGGTGTAACGTTGATCGTGGCCATACTGCGGAAGGAATCATCTGTCCGCTGTATCGAGGTTGTTGCCTGCGCACCCACGGCTGGTGTAATACTGATCTGTGGTATCTCTTCGTCCTTGTTGCGTCCGTTTGCGTTGCTGGTGGCGTACTTCATGTACGAGTGGAGTGACTTCTTCAGTTCGGCCACCGAACCGTTGATGGTTTGCACGTTGCTCAGCACTTCGCCGGCGTCCTTAAGCGAACCATCCTCGAACCGGTGCAGGTACCGCAACACATCCAACGCGAGGTCCTTCATGTAGGCGAAAAATGCAATACTATTCCGCGAACCGGTCTCCACGAACTCGGGCAGTGTGGCGATGAGTGCCCGCAGGACGATCTTCAACCGGCGCACTTCGTCCCGATCTACCGAGTCCTGCTCGCTCAATCGTATCAGCAGCTTCGTGGAGTCCTTGAggatggtgctgctgttgctggacgGTCTCGACGAATATCCAGGCCTGTTAGGGGTGGCAAAATAGAAAAGGTGTGAATGATCGTGTGTGCTATAACGCAGAAAGGATCCTGGTTTGTAACACCTACTCTTTGGCTTTCTGGTTCGCACCCAGTGAGACCGACCGTGTGCGTTCTTCCTCTGGCAGTAGCAATGGGTCTGCAACCTCCAACACCTCATCCTCGACCTCTACTAGGACCGCTCCCGGTTCCTCCCGGTCAGCCACCAGCTCCAGCTCGGGGTTTGACGACACGCGCCGGTTCGAGCCGCTATCCTTGTCGACGTCCTTCAGCTCATCGGCATCATTTAGCGACAGACTCGATGGTTGATGAGATATCGACGAAGCGGAAGGAATCGGCGCGATACTATCCATCGAGAGCGAACGCGCCAATGCTGGAGACTTTTCACCTGCAAGGAAACACCAAACACACTTAGCAAAAAACTTCCTCAGCATCCTGCAGGATCACCGAAACACCTACGCTTGTTCTCCAGCACAACACCGTGCGTCGTCtcaaccaccaccggagcGTAACCCGGATGAAGCAGCGCAATTGTGGACGCCTCCGGACCGATACCTTTCGCCTTTTCCCACTCGAACAGCTTGCGGGTGAACTTGCGCGAAATACCCTCGAACTTGATGAAGCCTTTGGTTGTCTGCACGACCAGCTCCTTTTTGGGCGCTTCTGAGGTGCTCACAAGTGCCTTCAGCTTCGATAGGCCAGCTTCGGCCTTCGGTTGCTGTTGGCGATCTTTCTCCAGCTCGTCGGACGTTTTGGACTTCTTCACCGCACCACCGGATGCTTTCGATTGTTGGCGTTTCATTGGACAGCCTCCCTCACTGGAACCACCCTGGGAGGATTGTGTCGTGTACGGTGGCACCTTGTTGGCCGCCTTCATCTGTTTCCATTCAGCTGAAATCGATAGACCAATTAGATAGACCATGGTGACCAGAATTAGACCTAGTATCCACAGACATAACGAGTTCCTGTCACTTACAGAGCTTTTTCTGGAACTCCTCCGGTAGGTCCTTCGCATCCGGCAACTGCTTCAAGCCCTGTCCTTCCAGCTTGATCTGTCCCGTCTTCCACAGCTGCCAATCGGTGGTCGGTTTCTTCTTCGTGTCGACCAGCTCCTTCGAGGTGCCTGGTTGGTGCTgcaagcgacaaaaaaaacgaacaaaatctCAGACCACGTCTCATGAAAGTCGCTCCAAAAGTCCTGTACCTTTGTGCGCCATTCGTTCAACTTCTTCTTGAAATCTGGCGTCAAATTGTCCTCCACGATCGGGGCCGGTTGGGGTTTCAAACTCGACCCATGCCCACCGGAACCGTCCtccttcagcagcagctggcTCACTAGAAGCAAGGCTTAGAAGAATATACCCGATCGCTACAAATGTGTAGAGAGCCTGCTCCAAGCGGTCCCACCATCGAGCGGATACTTACGGGGGCTGCTGTTCAGCAAAAGCGCCGCCGGTCTCATCCGCTCCCACTCGTGCTGCTTCGCGTCGAACTCACGCTGCAACTTCTGCTGCAGTTCCTGGTACCGCCGTTCGATTTCCTCGCGCTGGCGCTGCAACGTCCGGTGTTTGGGCGAAGGTCGCCGTTTCGGTGTGTTCGGATCCGACACGTCCCCGCTCGAGTAATCCGGTTCGGCCAGTTCCACCACCCGATCGGTGGGGGCGAAAAAGTGAAACTGCTTCCCGGAAGGACTCGCCGGAAGTGATCCATCCGGATCGAGGCTCGCCAAACCCGCGTAACTTTTGCGCTTGGGTGAGTGTCTCGGTCCAGGGGAGGAGGACAACGAAAGGGCTGCCCCATCCGGAGGTTCACCCGGCGTGTCCTCCTGCCGTCCCAGACTCAACGGTTTGGGGGGTGATTTTCTTAGCTTACTaatactgctgctggtgccgcTGTTGGTCGCCTCCACCGGGACGCCTTCAGGTACGGATGCGATATCAGGTATGTGTTTGCCTTTGCGAGAACCCCTGCTCGGTCCTGCAGGACTCGTGCCACTCGGTTTCCAGGACTCGGTGTCATCCCCACTCGAGAAGGTGCCCTGCGTGCCCGGAATGGATCCACACGGCGAGTTCGGTCCACTCGGTGCGCTATTATCACCGGTTCCGGTAGCCAATCCGCCAGCCGGAAGTAACAAAAAGGTAGGCGTCATCGCTGATGACCGGTGGCCGGGTGAAGCTTGACTCGAGGAGAACGAATCCGATCGATCCCGCTGAAGCTCGCAAGCGTCCATCGACTCGCAAGGACTCGCCTCTCGGCTACACCCGACACTGTTGGAGGGTTTCACGTTTCGGCgcgattcgttcgattttaGCGACCCACGGGAGTTCTTCACGATGCCTTTCACTTTGCTCCAGgcggatttgtttttgttctgcaATGGGTAGGAGGATAATGCAAAATGTTAGATGAGATGCATTCGTGTGATCGTGTGTGTCGGTTGGGGTTATGTAGACGTCGGACATTGAACCGGTACAGAAGAAGGATCTGTCATACAAAATGTCGATCGGTGGATTTTCCTCGGTTCTACCTTGCAGAGCCAGACTCAACTGATAAGGCTTTTGGTCTTCTTGCTTCTGAATAAGACCAGCAGAACCACAGGAACTCAACATCATACGTTTTGTATGACGACTTCTCATACTGTACTTCTGTCCAAGTACACTGACACAAACCTCCTTTAACTCACCTTATCCAGTTGCCGTAGCGGCTCAAGAATAGCCTCACCATCGAGCGACCTGGACCGTCGGGCGTCCTCCTCCGTACTCTTCACCGAGTCCCGCTTAGCATCTgtgaatagcaaaaaaaaagatccggAGACAGCGTGACACCAAAACCGCGTGACTCCACGTGACtccaaccaaacccacccgagCCCCGGGAAGAAGATCCACGACATTGCGTCCAGTAAACAATTAAGCAAATTGACGGTGACCAAACGATCGACGTTCGCAAGCCGTGGCCGTGCTGTCTCGAACCAACAGAAGCAGCTCAGCAGGCAGACCTCAGGCGAACGCGAGCATGTGCCGGGTGGGGCTATATTTAGCGAGATCGACGTGTCTTTTTCTCGCCGATTCCACACACCCACTGCACGCGCGGTGCGGTGCGGTTCCAGAGCAACCGTATTAGGCAGAGAAGCGGAAAACCCGAAAGAAGCCGGAAAAAAATACAGGACCTGAAGCAGAAATACGCCGAGATTCAAAGAAGCGCGTAGTCTCCAAAACCCTGGTCGCAGAAGGTC
This window harbors:
- the LOC128722154 gene encoding uncharacterized protein LOC128722154, yielding MERKEEKEKEKVKAHRKRSGEHPPHSTRRETLPTPPPDPTPSQPTLETSPGDGSYTETDPFKRLFTYREREAQFLRLLCDSESAPGVRNAGPSGAVGDTAKDATGSDGSPGFESANEFLMLLNRAGPSVAAALSTKDAIDQLDRLHGLVGQFLTLQEQNMRMHWQLKNVETLRKLKLMQMAIAKDPESFIAGSTGGMPEDTSDNDLLDNEIEQNLALLETILAAGNSASSKRSSSKRERSKSVINDEIGNFQLHRKESGGRSYTLRRQSAISDFKPKVSKWTKVKAAFKWEKTSALPANEIKSSEAMMIPVNNEVARYLRVPSIPCVGSSGDSVFSSSSGIVVSGGSAPGTPGENSLASSAENLTDMNEDTAGPSGSGRERNAKRDSVKSTEEDARRSRSLDGEAILEPLRQLDKNKNKSAWSKVKGIVKNSRGSLKSNESRRNVKPSNSVGCSREASPCESMDACELQRDRSDSFSSSQASPGHRSSAMTPTFLLLPAGGLATGTGDNSAPSGPNSPCGSIPGTQGTFSSGDDTESWKPSGTSPAGPSRGSRKGKHIPDIASVPEGVPVEATNSGTSSSISKLRKSPPKPLSLGRQEDTPGEPPDGAALSLSSSPGPRHSPKRKSYAGLASLDPDGSLPASPSGKQFHFFAPTDRVVELAEPDYSSGDVSDPNTPKRRPSPKHRTLQRQREEIERRYQELQQKLQREFDAKQHEWERMRPAALLLNSSPPLLLVSQLLLKEDGSGGHGSSLKPQPAPIVEDNLTPDFKKKLNEWRTKHQPGTSKELVDTKKKPTTDWQLWKTGQIKLEGQGLKQLPDAKDLPEEFQKKLSEWKQMKAANKVPPYTTQSSQGGSSEGGCPMKRQQSKASGGAVKKSKTSDELEKDRQQQPKAEAGLSKLKALVSTSEAPKKELVVQTTKGFIKFEGISRKFTRKLFEWEKAKGIGPEASTIALLHPGYAPVVVETTHGVVLENKREKSPALARSLSMDSIAPIPSASSISHQPSSLSLNDADELKDVDKDSGSNRRVSSNPELELVADREEPGAVLVEVEDEVLEVADPLLLPEEERTRSVSLGANQKAKEPGYSSRPSSNSSTILKDSTKLLIRLSEQDSVDRDEVRRLKIVLRALIATLPEFVETGSRNSIAFFAYMKDLALDVLRYLHRFEDGSLKDAGEVLSNVQTINGSVAELKKSLHSYMKYATSNANGRNKDEEIPQISITPAVGAQATTSIQRTDDSFRSMATINVTPTFVCNAVRVNTVELVQPRPVHRLPLSSEPEPVPVEASVRVPSTGADLSKDSPEKDAREKLQRNLSNGSRRKARIKRMGSRQSSKTESDSDDNPQNYALDVPRKAKRKTSRAKKPSTGSMEKLVGIVPGEKVAEDVVYVLKIKPGQKIEQLERPQNASLGVTQAGESEDVLISPQETCVELLEATHPIGVCQSVGSCSANVLIKTKRKIFTTVESDGLVVGGSGSQPVAISQELESGSGASDRNDALDATVSVVVAPSQEPKVVTNLPPLPQSPSMQRRMDPSRAPIKELSPNIRLMIAKYNQRLTTEKSGASPHSSGSCSPVAWRSPVLDRRVRKQTEKYQETIQLSKSASAGSLRKSLKQLEEDKEREVVRGRGANNGAGAEDGETRDRTRVIKSFSTSKIEGASKEALDRSGLENSRKDPSPELGTFLACDSLRRRDTLSRLESRRAAIEQEQQVVMEQKLSNASSATGQATSNATGTIKKERLYKKRTESPIATGSGTSTGSMKKVSNRGEKYTRCRSVPNEECVQEVLISSKALKPPSPRLIARRRLNLDQQRIELSRSAPTTPQEENRSILVPLSQRALKLKRAKEEFLRTPVGDRSVLQDVSSRTEPADQQAWSNRVSQISVTSTASSSVVEGELTLLMKSASAGVIGVRSPVDPDGSLVLRRDESGSSCVEGDVIGTTSRHSLSTTSATGFGGAGGSIAASSSGGRFGGLSNLASKLRKVKLRRSSKDLSKMHAISTLCRQSLMVDISGEATAKMGSAQSLGSGRRRRGEPGDGDGRDSESEPLKKSGSVQAICNRFRRSGERNEELKKSRSLGFLEPDRKGSG